attttccaTCATCAAAAGAAATTAAATTCAAACGTTTATAAATACACAAGTTGCGGCTTGCGTACATATTTACGTACCTTAGTGAAAGTTTGCAGCGATACGTCGGTGAAACTCGTGGATCTGATGTACTGAGCCTTCTGCGACCTGTAAAAAACTTCACATTATGGAGGAAGTTTTCTCGAGGATTGTGAGCATGGTAAACCCTTAGAGCATAAATATGACTGGATTATCAtgaaatgtatatgaatactATGAAATTACTGTATTTATTACTAGCGCTGAGTCAATCCAACGACGCTGTAACATCGGGAGCGTTTATCGAGCGTCAGTCAGACAGCCATCTCTAACGACGTCGACGTCTTGCTAGCGACTTGTCAGCGCCCACGCAACGTCGCTTTGATGTGTTttaaaacaaatgaaactcaatTAAAAATACAACTAGGATCAAAATTACTAACAGTTATGTATGAATGGTGCGCGTTACGAGGATAGGTTTTATTCCCACAGGATCGTCCCTTTCATTTTGCAACTTGCTTTCTAATTGCCCGCCGAATGCCAATcgtgacgctagacgccgatcgaaaggcagtctggctctgtcgcgccaagagcgatagagatagccaGCTACAATAACGATattttcgtaagcgtttgtgcatgtGGCTACGTACGCAGGTCTACCCACCCACACCTATCTCGGAATTTCATTACCTATACAACATATTATGTAAACTTAAATTTACGTATttagaaatgtttttttttaaaccctcgacgcaaaaacgacggggtgttatacgtttgacgtgtctgcctgtctgtttatctgtctgtctatctgtgtgtgtctctgtctgtggtatcgtagctccagaacggatgaaccgatttagatttcgtttttttttgtttgagagttgagttagtcgggagtgttcttagccatgtttcatgaaaatcggtccactatgtcgcggtcgggggttttttgaatattttaattttgtggttaggttgttATATTTAGCAAGTGCCTAAGGTTAATTAAATAGAAGATTATATAGTCAAGTACTGTCGTCTTTCATCTGTTCTACAATAGAATAAGATTTTTAAGTATTGGATTACAAAAATAGCCAAATTTAATATCCTAATTGGCTGTCAGATCTTCGGGCTCACGCTCGTTGGCATCGAATCTGTTCTTGACACGAAAAGAAAGTCAATAAAAACACGTCAACTAGTTGTGAACATTTTAAGATCGTGGGTTTTTTTATccactttatttatttagactaGATTTTTAGCGTGATACATTAATTTTAATAACATCCATATTCAAtgcaaatgtaataaataatagttatttgttatacaagggtgcaaagttgtattttaacgccgagtgtggaattgaaaaacaagcaagtgaaaagattttttagttgaaccacgagcgaagcgagtggttcgagaatagaatcctgaacttgcgagttttttaacacacgagaagtaaaatatatttgcacccgagtgtaacacaaaacttttcccctcactatagcgaggaaactacaacgcaaaaaattcgtttatcactgcttccagtaggtgcacaggtggtaaatcatctttattactagattcacctacttttatcaattttaaagcagttaatttgactttattcaagatcaaattactttacccactagtggataaaatgcgtttttacccgctggtattaaaggacaaaacacgtgtttccgaggtagtgaggggaaaaagcttTAGTTCCTCGTGATATGCAATcgataaaattatgaaaacggattaGTCCATTCTTAATACATTCCCAAATTTCGATCACTTTTAGGATTAAACGTGTGACAGAGGAAAACTACAATATGTAAACTACCcacatattataaaattataaagccTGGTACTGAAGTCGAACGAGTAATAATGGGTTTCAAACTATCACGTTTCAGGCGGACATTTCAGATAACTCGAGAGAACCGCAAACATATATATTTCCCTCTTGTTGggaacaattattttttttatttctatttgcTTTCTAGTAGGCAACAAAAAACATAAGGGCTGATACAGACAGACTTAAATGAAACCTGGTAGCGACTTGTGTGTTTTGGAAgcattttgagttttttttaagtttagtttttatcgCTAGTTGCGAGGGATAGGgaaactaaaatattaatatttttgacattaattgTATATAGATAACTAAAAAGTGCTCCAAACGGTCACATAATAGAACATAGAATGAATAAAATCTAATAGAATGTCAGTCAATGGTAGTGGCTCTGATAATATTGTAGAATTGTATGTACTTAATGTACTTACATTAGGTACTCAACTTGCAGTCATACTTTTAATACTATTCAAGTACAAAAATGAGGTAATGGATCAAGAACACAAAATTAATGATTTCTCCAAACCCATTAATTTCCGCTAAACATTTATGAGGGTTGATCGATATCGCTCCTTTACTTCGGGCCGTCATTTGTTAGTATTACGTAGAAACGTCGCCATGTTTGATATTCAAATTTTCTTACCTAAGCATGATAAAGAGAATGCATTTTTTGTATTCTTGTGTTCTGAGTTGCCATTGACTTTCATAGGCCGCTTGGGCGATGTTAACACTCTGGAAATGAAATATTTCAAACTTCAGAATAGGTCAACAAAAAGCTACCATCAATAAATGGGCCTATGCTAGTCGAAAATGTAAAATGATTATGATAAGAAGATAACATTTACTGTTTAAAGAAAGGAAATTCAACTGCTGGAAGATTTGTATGTTATTTTATACCCTTAACATTTTCCCAGTACCGTATTACTTCTATaaaacaattttgaaaaacGACTTACCGCATCAGTAAGATTTTGCCCAAAATAACAACACGTATAAATGCAAACTAAAATTATATTCGCTGCCAACAAGTTCTTAATACTTTCGGGGCTGCAATGTACCTGAAATATTTTCGTAATATTACTGTCAACACAATCACCTACTACTCTCATCTTAACTGAATATCAATGACTCGTTTAGCTGAcgatttttcatattttactttttaaataggACTAATTCGAACGATTTCCTGAATTGTAACTGACGCCAATCATCACTTAATCATGTAATTtctgatgtttttttttggttCGAACCGCGCATATTAAAATATCTCTGGAGTGTTTAAGGGCTACGATGACTGCTCACCGTCAGACTGGCCTCATGTTTGTTTGACACCAGATGATATAAAAAATGACCATCATACCATCAatgccccacgttgggcgccaaataCTCGCTTATATAAGTCGCTGCATGCCATTGCAACATGAGTTGGTATGAGGTTGGTTGGTTGATATTTAGTTACGTTACGCGTTACAAAGcctcaattatttatttatcgattTAATTTATCTGCCATTTGAACTGACGTGTTTGTAAATAAACTTGTGCAAACTCAAGTACTGTTGCTTGAACTAGTTGGTGTTTTTATCTCGGCTAAGTTGTAACGTAAATGTCACATACCTACACTACAGCCGTCCCAGGGTTTTTTGTTTCATTCCGATAGCTGTTAGTTCTAAAAATATAGTTATAGAAAATAATTACCCGAGCAGCAAAACCAAAGAAACACATGGTTCCGGAAAAGAAAGCCAAGTGAATTAAGAAGATGGCACCAAAAGCGTTGCTAACCTCGAACATCAATCTGCAAAAAATTcatcaataatattaaaattaatggaCGCGATTCTAAAAGTACAGCACATGATACTTACTCATATTGAAAACTTGATTTGTATTGAATTAAATTTACAGATTTAAAGTGGAACTTGGGCTGTTATACTATGTAATGGTGTAAGATGCTTTTCCATTGCGCTGCTCAAATCGTGGTATTTTACCAGCAAATTATGTCTGGTGACCACGCGTTCTTTGTAAAAGCTTTATAATGCAGTGCACTCGGTGTCTGAGTAGTCTGTGGCTTATACATAGACTAGAAGTGTACATGTTCATGAATGACCCTTAAACTTACTGGAGTAAATCTTGGTGAACAGGTATGAGTTTTTTCAATGTCTTCTCCGCCTGTTCTACTCTCTCTTCAGCCACGTCCCTAAGGTCGTCTTGCAGTATCACGAACATCAGACGGAGGTGATGTAGGACCGCGTTCATGAATAGCAGGTCGAAGGTAACTAGGTTGCTTACATCGTTCACtgtattacaattaataatattcaagtacaagaaattattaatattatattaaacgtACGAActacaagtacctacataattcaCTGAAATAgctctgggtacgtagccgaatagcacaaacggtcacgaaacgctcacgaaacaaaacgctcgtagatatctatctctatcgctcttgcctattggcgcgacagagccagtcggagaaatgccattcggctacggggcctgtttagCTGCTGATATTTTTTGATGTTgaaatatttgtttaaatagaaatacctaatgTTGTGACACAAAGGACGTAAATTATTTATAACGACATTGATTAATTCTTTGATAAAATCCCGAGAGTATCGATGGATTCTTAATTAGAATCTCGAGCGTAGTGACGGGTTCAAGTCTTAATGCATAAGGTGGAAAATTTTGCTGCCATGTGACATAACTTACTGATTTTCACCTATGAGGAAgaaatatgtttaaaatatttttaagctaaAAAATAATTAGTGTTCTAATACAACAAAGTGTTAATTTCATCCTTCAGAAAATATGAAGCTATTTTGAACGGATTTAGTATAAGTAATAAGTACTGCATATTAAACAGTAGATAACAATTCACTTTACATCCTGTGATTCTCCACGATTTACCGGAGGGCGCATAATGGGTAATTGTCTCGGCCAGACTTTCGCCACGTGAGTTCATGTCAGGTCCACTGCTGCGTGTGTGTGATAGTCAAGGTACTTACTGTAATGATATGCGTTTTGTGGACGGGAACTACTCCGGTAAAATGAGATACTTTAATATATCTTTcattattatataagtaaacgcataaatgtatttagcaataaggtttttcaataaggtattcttattcttattattgaagtgaaacttctaatgcgacttgcAACTGACAGTGTCAGCAactcgaattaaaaaaaatgctaggCTGatgccaattttttaagcgaaaCTCTTGAACTTTGTCCGTATTTCATGAGTTcatgtttgttttttcaataatttgaacaATTAGCAAcgttaaatatttaaaacagttaaaAGATGGAAGTAACTAAACGAAAAAACGCGACAGTCATTTGACAGAATGTTTTTAAGATTATGTTACGAAATTTGTTTttcaaggccagaggtcgcaggttcgagtcctgccggaggtgtgagtttttccatttttcctttaatttaaaaatattatgttacgaattgaaatagatatcatacatgaaagaaaatcggcaaggcccactggtggccgagccaggaatcgaacccgggtcttcagctcacgcggctaacgtctttaccactagaccataCGCCCGCCAACAATGTGCACCGCCACCGCGCAACGTGCAACGCGGGTACAACGTGCAATGTTGAATATAaattcgttttatttattttaacaaaaacacGATAGATAagcttttttatttacttagagtaggtagtttttttgttaagttaGGCTTGACACTGGGAACCCTAAAGCCCTCGCATAATTAGTGGAAATCTTTTCTCCGAATTTGACGAAAGTTGCACACTTAGGTAAAATGAGTAAGGATCATATCGCCCACATCTTTATATTGCGTTTTATGTAATTTCCAGAAAATCTGCTTTCAATTTTCAAAGCCTTTCATTGGAATGAAGGATCTCGAGGTAAATACGTATAATAGCGTAAAAATCTTGATATAAGTTGGGCTCATTATACATAAGAAGCCCGATTTATATTTATGAACTAGTTACCTATAGATATAGAGGTAGATAGAAGCCTCGAAAATCTCTCGCAGATTGGTTATACAATAAGTAAGAAAGGAGAGTAAACTAAAAATCTGGTGGACACGCAGGAAAACCATAGTAAAACAATTTAGGAATCTTTTTCATGCATGATATTCAAAAGAGATAGAAGAACAAAAAGAACTAACTTAAACTTTATTTATTCAGCTACCAGAGTAAACTTACCTACTTTTTCAATTTGCAAGAAACTTTCGTtaagtttttttatcttttctagCATCTAAGGTGTATTCAGGTGATCCCAAGAATGGTACAGCTGTTTAGGCTTTAAATAACTTACATGATGGGGTTTTGAGACTTTAGAGTATTGATTTTTAAAAGCGAATAtggtacaattttattataaaaaaaaacagctaACTTTCAGACTTTCAGATTAACACGGGTAGGTAGGTAGGGGTAAGGTAGATTAGGTAGGCACATTAGTAAATTTTCACAAGattagtaggtaagtacttacagATTTTATAATCGGCCAAATACACAAGGGTGTACAGCAAAAAGTTGTTATCGTATTTGAATGGCATCTTCACGTAGAACGGCATCACGAAAGGAGAATTATCCTTCAAGATGAAATGTTTCACGGCAGTGTACGCTAAACGCGGCATTAGGTACAGAAATACGTAGGTAGACACCATCTTGTAAAATACTgcaaataaatgaattctattaAATTATAAGAAAGTTAAGACTATAAAGTTATGCTACAGTTTGTGAAATACGATGCCCGATGAGTTACTCGTCATACCATTCTGAAATTCTTCCGTTTGTACAAAATgatattttctttaaaaatattagttGTGTTGCTTTGTAGTTATGTTATAATGCTTATGTAGTCTAATAACTcaatctaaattaaaaaaaaatgatgtaGAAAGATTTTTCAGTATAAAAAACTAGAGTCCTCTGACAAGTGTGTAGCACACAAGCATAGAAAATGAATAGGTACCTCAAAAAACATAGGAGCTTGATATTTCGTTGTGTCATTTCTCTTGCCgaggataaaaataaaaagctcATTGAAACATTTCCACTGTGATTCCTGAACAATAACTAATTAGAAGCGACATGACGAAGGCGTGTCGTCCAAGAAACGGAATGCTTCGTAGTGAAGTTCTCTTCATGGGCATACTCGTCgctagaatattttttttcaattaccaTGTAAATATGTTGTCAGTATCATGAATAGGCTAGGTTAGGTTACGTACGTTCGATAACATACAACATTATTAATATAGGTttatgataaaatttactaataaaaacGTTATTAGTTAAAATGAACATCATTAAAAACGTTATTAGTCAaatttttaatcgaacgtagattaaaatgaactcagtaacgatgtgacagtatgtataaatatttatatttaatatgacatcgTACTGTTGGACTTGGACTTtgacttaaaaaaaattcatatGACGACttcacggattttagaaccacggtatgtgataaaaagtcctaagcctaatCATGAATAATACCTTTTTAATCAGTTGGTACTTGTGCAGGCATGTAAGGTGTTGTTATTATCTTAAAATACTTGGAAGTTGGGTGAGATAGAAAACTACTTACACTTAAGTAGCTAATGCAGCAGCCCTTGCCCGTATTATGAGACGCAGACAGAGACAGTGACCAAAATGGATGCCCGATTCGAACGTTAAACGTACGTTAGAAATTTTCACTGGATATAATTTTACGGATCGGATTTACGTCggtgtcataattatatttttgtctTCAGATGTCCCGTCTTTTAACACTGACATTTCCGATTCATATTGTATCTACAGTGGAGTACATTTATGGTGTAGGTATACTAAAGTTCGATTAAGGCCGTAGGGCGATagacaaaatttaaaaaaggtaggaaaaatgacatttatacaattgtgatataatacaaagattTTCAGTCGAGtgccatgtttaggccacgaagcttgctaagtggcctaatagtaaggtacgagagtgaaaagcttaattatatcactattgtatacaatactttttctatgagtcatcatcttcatcatcaatgaacagaaatatcatcattcatgcaagttaaaattaatgttaatagcgtcgttcaccgttgtatcaacatcgaattacctagcaaccaattgtttgtcataaccgtctctgattggccgataacgcgacagataaaaaaaaatgtgtttcaggtGCAGAAAattttgccaggtatcgcaaattagtatagaaattgtatgaagttctatttttgaaattattatagttaactaaagtcaactataatgagattattatagttgagtcggaactgccatagagtatccaacactgaaaagttagcacttatagtttagtctgtggtgtcctaattgacagattacagtcgacgagtagaaaaaatactattgTATTAGTACTTATTCTTCTCACACTTCCTTTGTTTTAGGCAGTAGTAGTAATAGAGTAAGGGTTCAAAGAATGATTCTTCCCATTTACCTAGCTAGTTCCAATCCCCCATTTCTTAGAGACGGCTTGCGCTTCAGAACTCTAGGATGCTCGTCTTCTTATGTAGCTTATAACTTTTTATAAATACCTCCCTAGCTTCAATCGCTCATTTCTTGGAGATGGCTTCGCCCAGCttcatataataaaattatccaAGGAATCATAATACACGGGTTCAAGGAATAATACTTTCCGACATCCCTAGATCCAATCCTCCATTTCTTGGAGATGGCTAGCCATCCGATGATCTTCATCATAATTAAACTGTTTAAAGCATCATTTTTATCCGCACACCAAATTCCAGCTCCATTTTTAGGAGACTCCCCTTCCCGAAAACTTCATGCAATTGTTATACTAGAGTGTTTAGGAATCACAGGAAGTGACAAGGATTTAAGGCATGAAAACTCTCGTGAGACTCAATCATATTTACTCTTACTCTTTGAAAAAGATCCTCGGGAATgaatcgaaacatgtcgagcgttatttcGACTTGATTAAAAACGTAattaacccgcttaaaatattgttaacccttagtgcgttttcacattatccgatccgatatcggatgtcggaccgatatcccatacattacaggcgccatcttggattttttctattgaaatccttccgacatccgatatcggatcggataatgtgaaaacggccttacagcacgaaaaatatttttttggatattctattttaatttgtatttttccgTGCGTTAAAGCCctgtaaaaaaactaaaaaataagaaaaaaaaatccgacccccccccccccccttaactTTGTCAAAACCCACCCGCACGATCGTTTCATTTCGTCACGACCCacagtaattttattttttgcggGAGGTaactttatgattttttaaacattgattGAATAAATTTTAGACTTGGCACACGTCTGGCATGATTTAAAtgctctggccccgtagccgaatggcatttctccgacgccaaacgaaaacgaaacgtagtccggctctgtcgtgccaatacgcaagagcgacagggatagacatctactagcgtttcgtttcgtgagcgtttgtgccattcggctacgcacccagatcaGATATAATATTTAACCCGCTCGCCCCCCGGAGAACTTcacataaaaatgtttttttaaggAACCTTGTGCACGGGTTGAAGTAATGATACTGTAGCACA
This genomic window from Leguminivora glycinivorella isolate SPB_JAAS2020 chromosome 1, LegGlyc_1.1, whole genome shotgun sequence contains:
- the LOC125230398 gene encoding odorant receptor 85c-like, whose product is MSEFTDFEPMFQDTYKFILDRIKSNQIYIMDEESLWRRWCWVKLAVNILAAISHTAGVFERFTQGADLVQLSTDLSAALILWQASLLYIQLCLNRKLLKNLILHMGAKWRPDDQMRSDMVAVKHEYVTTFLKWITIFYKMVSTYVFLYLMPRLAYTAVKHFILKDNSPFVMPFYVKMPFKYDNNFLLYTLVYLADYKILNDVSNLVTFDLLFMNAVLHHLRLMFVILQDDLRDVAEERVEQAEKTLKKLIPVHQDLLQLMFEVSNAFGAIFLIHLAFFSGTMCFFGFAARVHCSPESIKNLLAANIILVCIYTCCYFGQNLTDASVNIAQAAYESQWQLRTQEYKKCILFIMLRSQKAQYIRSTSFTDVSLQTFTKILNVTWSFLSLITKVYEA